The window cccaatgcatgacacgcggtctaagcccctcaacttttgccaatgcctctcttgcaggtttatagggcaagagtggcctttcttgccctttccaaaatgttggatttgaagttcaatttcctgtccagcaaaacaccaaggaattttgcgctttctgtaaatggaacattctctccacccaggGAGACacgttccactgtaggcaacttgtatctcctactgaaaagaacagcttctgtcttgcacggatttatatctggaccactttcggtagaccactttgctgttgcacgtagagcttcctgaagtatatctcttaaagtgcagggaaactttcccctaaccgcaaatgccacgtcatcagcatacgcgaccatttgtaagcctttttcttccagagacaataatatattgttaatggctatattccaaagtaggggAAACAGCACACCTCCTTGagttgttcctctgctgacccatctttttagatccacagatcccaagcacgccgtaatgcatcttttagtaggttaggttaggttgaaaagagggtgcagatattaatccgcctcatgccactatggacatacacataagccaataatcggcttgttgtgcgctctaaaaactttagtgagtaagttattaataaactttcttacggtagagttgatgcctagaaactcctactccttcatgattgacgtcggttttacattattgaaagcaccccttcaatgtcaagaaatgctaccattgtatattccttgacagcgaaagAACCTTCTATGTAGCCGATAAGGTCGTGAAGGACTGTTTTAGTGGACTTGCCCCTCCTATATGCAAGGTGTTGCCGAGACAGACGATCTtcggggatctttgccctaagatatgtttctatcaacctctctagagtcttcagcataaaggatggcagactaataggacgaaaatctttcgccttagtgtggtagggttttcctgccttCGGAatgaaaaatgagcttcgtgtcccttcatcccacaggtatatatggcattctgatacaagcagagtatatctccctaagccagggaactagtctatcagacacagcttgtaattcaaccgttgatacatcatcagggccttgCGACTTAAAcgagtcgaaacttcttgtcgcccaaaaaattttcggcttagacacaatttccctaataacctccgacgaatgcataccagtgactacctcttctggcgccatgttgcctgttggagaatttcccgggaaatgtgtatcaacaagtaattctagtgtttcctcactagatattGTTCATGCATTCTCTGATTTTTGAATAtacctagaggcctcagatgtatccaccacggagctgcagaagtctacccaggatttgttctgagcctttctaagctcgcccttatattttcttagctcagccttatagatgtcccaatcgtgtggtgctcttgtgacttttgctctgttgaagagattTCAGCAGTCCTtttatagaccaaccagctctgggccaccatggcggtcgctgtttgcccattGGGTTGTCACTAGGACattctgacacaagcgagtcattcagggccttcgtgatccgcttgaccactatgtctatatcctcctcagtttccacttccttttctggtctagaagggatagacgtgcggAATTTGTGTCgatatttatcccaatccgcattTCTTTCGTTTAGCCGAGGTACCACTACTGCagtatgacagactaataggacgaaaatctttcgcctttgtgtggtagggtttcctgctttcggaatgaaaatgaccttcgtgtcccttcatcccacaggtatatatgacattctgatacaagcagagtatatctcccttagcCAGGGAACcaatctatcagacacagcttttaattcaaccggtgatacatcatcagggcctggcgacttaaagcagtcgaaacttcttatcgcccaaaggattttcggctcagatacAATTCCCCTAATAACCCACGACGAATGGATACCAGAGACAACCtattctggcgccacgttgtccgttgtatcaacgagtagttctaatgtttccgttgagataaaaacaaaaataaacaaatcagAGGAAATAATGGTCGTGTTGCtgtctaaaaactaaaaatcgtACTTTAACCACACTCCGTATTTTTTGAAGGCTTCAAACTCTGAGTATGAACTTGCAACTAAATTTTGCATTATATGCTCTACAATACAACTTTAATCTTCGGATTTAATCAAATcgttttcattttaaataaattaaattaaatcaaatcaaattgaacgaaaataaaaacaataaaaaacaacattaaTACTGGGCGGTATATAAAATCATGTTACCTTGTTTATGGGATAATATATTATCATCGATATTTATTGGCGTTTGTGCACCTAATTTCATGATACCCTTCTTACGTCTTGATTCCAATATTGTCTTTTTGTGTTCAAATGTTTAAGAGAAATTGTTTTATGAAAATGGGTTAAGTCATATGCAGCAAATGTTTATCGTTAATAACAAAGTTATAAACAGGATGATTTTAATGGCATTCCActtctttatttttattcaataaTATTTTTAGTAAAAGTTGATGCAGTCGAGTATAGTTATTGAAAAATTACTTTAAGAATGTTATATGCCCATAGGACATACTATAATGGGCGTTATCTATACATAATTCATTATATGAACTTACCTTATATTTGCTTACGGCCTGCTTAGTTAGTTCGACTTCGCTCTCAATGTGTTTCAAACGTTCATTCAGGTACTTATTCTCCAAAATGATACTGTCGATATCAAGGAactaaaaaaaaggatttgaaaAGTATGTAGTGCGTTGGAAAATGAAAAGCCAAGAATTAAAAAGGGTATATAGGGAATAAAACAAGATCCGTCTAATAAAggaaaatttgacacagaaatCATAGTAAAAATTTGTAGTTGAGAAAGCGgagatatataaatttttttactccgtttgtaacacatcggaaTAATTAAAAgttaaagtatatgtattcccAATCGTTGCGAAATTCAAAAACGAAACATGTTAAGGTCAGCCCTGCTGAACTTTTGAGAACTCTTATATAGGTCatattttcaacgaaattgggcaataaatccaCGTTGTATGGCattaagaccctaaaatggaagatcagtttacatggaagctgcGGAGGCCACtatagcgcagaagttagcgtATCCGCCTATAAAGCgtatcgaatcctggcgagaacatcagaaaacatttttcagcggtggttattccctcctaatgctgacgaaatttgtgaggtactttgccatgtgaaaacttctctctaaagagatgtcgctctgcggcacgcatGTCAGATTCGACTATAAAAACGCCTCAaaggcaccacacgattgggacgtctataaaagctgagaaaggctcagaacaaatcctgggtggaattctgcaactCCGTAGAGGATACGTCTGagacctctaggctaaggaaggtcctatcctcgagacctataaATGTGGGATATATACAGAAGTCAGAGAGTGCATGGTCCTATTCTCGAGACCTATAAATGTGAGTTATatacagaagtcagagaatacatggacaatgtctagggaggaaacactagaactactcgttgacacgCATTTCTGGGAAACTCTCAAACGAACAATGTGGCTCTAGAAGAGGATGTcattggtatgcattcgtcgtagGTTATtgaggaaattgtgtctgagctgaaaatcctttgggcgataaaaagctCCGACTCGTTTAAATCGCtagaccctgatgatgtatcaccggttgaattacaagctgtgtctgatagaatggttccctggcttagggagatatactctgtttgtatcagcatgtcgtatatacctgtgggatggagggacacgaaggtcattttcattccgaaagcaggaaaaccctaccctacggaagcgaaagattttcgtcctattagtctgtcaaccTTTATGCTGAACActcaaagatccctggagatcgcctgtcgcggcagcagcatgcatatagtaaaggcaaacccactgaaacagccctccacgacctagtcgactacatagagggttctctcgctgtcaaggaatataaagggtgatttttttgaggttaggattttcatgcattagtatttgacagatcacgtgggatttcagacatggtgtcaaagagaaagatgctcagtatgctttgacattccatcatgaatagacttactaacgagcaatgatagcatttcttgacattgaaggtgctttcaataatgtaagaccgacgtcaatcatgaaggagttggagtttctaggcatcaactctaccgtaagaaagttttttaataacttactacGGCAGGCTTTTGAATCTGTAGATCAAAAAAGATGGGTCGGCAGAGAAATTTCTCGAgtttcctctactttggaacataGCAATTAAcagtatattattgtctctggaaaaaaGGAACATTGAGCTTGAGACGCATGAgaaacttagctgcgagctacgaGTCGCGCCCACAGGTTgtgaatagtggaatgctccatacggtgtAGCTGTAAAGGCAGTCGCGGACcattcagcggtatcgagtggagagtctaagTGAGAGCCCGGGTGCACCAACaaggcaccgactcttgcacaaatactgagcgcCTATGATCCTCGATAttacgagttattggcgcctttaaataaccaacggccaccctgtttccgcggcgatcggtcgtttggaccggaacgagcttgctcacatacaggagcATGACAaggatcaccacctccacatgaaaatgaggatttaacaagaacaacaacgtGGCTATTGCTGTTAGGGAAAGTTTCCTatcactcttagagatatacttcaggaagctctacgtgccacagcaaagtgggctaccgaaagtgatctAGACGTAAATCCGTTCAAGTAAGAACGGAATTACAAgtacctacagtggaacctgtctccttgggaggagagaatgttccatttacagatagcgcaaaatacttgggtgttttgctggacaggaaattgaacttataATCCCACATTTTGGAAGGGgcaaaaaaggcaactcttgctttATACACCtacaaaagagccattggcaaaatatGGGGGTTTATAccgtgtgtcatgcattgggtatatgctgcagttgtcagacctataatgctatatggtgttgtggtctagtggacggcgctttaaaatcCATTTAgtgtatcacagccgcactgaggacgaaaccatctgatgcactgaatttaatgctatatctaatccctctggacattgtggcaagACAAATTTGTCTTTGGTCATGTGATGGCCACtgatactgtgttatccttgatacagtgTCCGATGTTCCGGGCGGTGtgtattacaccctacctgagccgctttttgataaaaagtactgtaccactattcctgatagaaccgattagagCTGCGATaaccctggtaatagaagttacatagacttctatacggatggttccaaactagacgaccaggtgggctttggtgtgTACTTTGATGAACTAGGACTGGTAATATTGAGTAGGTTACCCAATCACTAcattgtgtatcaagcgaaatttcttacaaaaaagtggtggaatggctaagatataatgtcataacgacaactcgcataaatatcttctcaaacagccaggcagccatttaatccctggagaacgtatttctgaattcaaaaacccccctcgactgtcgcagatctctccacGAAATGACTtaacagttcaatattcacctaTTTTCTTCTAGCACATTTTAGGGGTGTGTattgtgcggtccctggttacattcgggacatacatcttgcacgttggcatcaatccttgctctgtaggagttgaggcggctgcatttgcCGAAACGTAATagagccagaactactttggtttgccgggggtggtcgatttcttcagttgcaatgggaggcggtcgttgtctaaggactacattcacccggtagctatttaccgcatctgctaccgtgtctgcatgaatgttgtttagacctgcttgatatgccgcttgatctagagataCTCGCTtatcttgtagcgctgaacctcacgctctagatcatgtagatctatctGAAGGCTTCTGGGCCTTCATCTCTGCGACAACAgcccaaaaagtattgcttagacagcatgtagttatgtcttcacactgttggatctttgtctcctgatggaggtggtctacATGAGAGCTGAGGAGACAGCACGTCGCAGtttggagggcggcattctgacagatctgaatattattccactgcgcgtcacaaagttgacgagaccacactggcgctgcataagttaccacagaccggccaattgctttgtacgtggtcaacaaggtttctttggctgcaccccaagtgctgccatcAAGCGACTTGGGgatcttgtttctacttttgactttatcgcagattgatgtggcatgtggggagaaaatgtaagaactgtcaaatgtgacgccaagtattttgggacacttgatggtcggaatcatttctccatcgaccatcacagtcagctcagtattcacctcacgcgtatttgcagtgaacaatgtggctaaagatttggtggcggatatcttcagatttcttgcagcgaaatatgaggcaagttcgttgaggtagacgttcaacctatcgcagatgtcatcaatgggtggggggcctaatatcatgatcgtacaatcgtccgcatatgatactatCTCTATGCTGTTTGGAGGAGGGGGTGTGGGTATTATGGGGAGGTAgtttgatcccaaagaaatgacggcttgccagcatACGTCACTTAGGAGAtcgggggatgcaatggaaatatttggcgagctgctgcacctatTCGTAGTCCCAGTAGGGGCAAACTCACTCACCTTGcagaacgtggagccttcaaaaaaaattgctctttaCTGCACGGAACAGTATATCACGATggtcaatcccccacctccactcCTTAAACGATCATTACGTAGCACATGGTATCCGTGACAAATGTGCAGACTACAAGTATTGAtcaactttgttgttgttgtagccacatgtctatatgtggcgattctcgtcaagctcctaaaGGTGATCAAACTCTTTCCAGTCAAAAGTACCGATTACTAAAttacccatgaatattccattaaggaacagggaaaacttctctcatatcaatgagggcagtcctatttaagtttaagctcaaggataAGAGGCCACCTATTTTATGTCGAgttcaaacggcgtgccgcatagcgacacctctCGGCAGAgaggttttaacatggcaggataccttttaaatgtagccagcattagttaggggataaccaccactgaaaattttgtagATGTTTACGCCGGGATTTGGTTCGgtgtcatgctaacctctgcgccacggtgacctccggttatttaaaggcgccaattactcgccttttcatatcgagcatcataggcactcagtgttAATGAATGCGCTGGTgccgtccggcctctcactgagactttccgctcGGTACCGCTTattatccgcgactgccgttgtagctactccgtatgaagcatttcactatccgcaacctgtggaggaCTAAATCGGCCTAATAATCTGAAACGAATTGTTCCATTTTCAATAGGCAacaaatattggtttgcccaaaaaataattgcggattttttaaaagaaagtaaatgcatttttattaaaacttagaatgaactttaatcaaatatactttttttctaaagcaagctaaaaataacagctgataactgacagaagaaagaatgcaattacagagtcaaaagctgtgaaaaaatttgtcaacgccgactatatgaaaaatccgcaatgactttttgggcaacccatatatctaAACCCTGCAAAGACAAACGGACATTGCATAATCGAATTAAGGCATTATTCTAAGTTGATGGGTTTATTTACTTcgatccttttgggtgttataaacaaattaattaaaagGTAATACCCCAACAGCGGTGTAGGGTATAGCAATTCGGTTATTTATCAAACAACTAACCACTGCGAAGACAGTCCctgatacgggataactatgagcatcacacaggctggaactttcagCTCCAATCTGGGTTATGTTCTTTttatccacaggttgcggatagtggaatgctccgtatgaagtagctgcaactgcagtcgcggacaatcaacggtattgagtggagagtctcCGTCAGAGAGCggttgcttaaatactgaatgtctatgatgctcgatacgacaaggcgagatattggcgcctttaaataaccaatggtcatcatgttacctcggcgatcggtcgtatagaacGGACcaagcttgctcgcctataagagctaggcgaggatcgccacctccacatgcaaatttggctacaacaacagcaacaatgacTTTTTAAACGATTTTGACAGAGAAATAGAAGTACACtacaaaaattttagttaccAATTAATGTTTAAGCAACTCCCACGTGCTCAGTTTATTTGTTGAGAATTAAGTTTCATTGAAACTTTGTATTACAACTTTTACACGCTTATGACGCTATAGTAGTAGGCAATGAAACACATAAGCGAGATCGGTCAAGTGCCGGCACATATTTATTAGCAGTTAAATGTAGAGAGATTAGTTTACAAAGCTAACTAGACGCGACAGAGTACTCGGCAATTATTTTCCAAACTGTTATTAGCTTTTCTATCAAATCACGATAAAGCTGCAATGAGCACGAAACATTTCTAGTAGGGGCACCAAGCAGATAACAACGGATTAGACAATGAAAGCGCTATTCATAataagtttattaataattcCTTTGCTTTTAATAGTTTTCCGGCCAGAGCATAAGCCAAACACATTAACAACGGTAGGTTTGAACTTTGTCTTACACTTGGCACTAGATATAAATATTTGCCTATAATTACAGCTGGAACGAGTTGAAAGGGCAGGTTATGCTTGCAAAACATACGAAATTTTTACCAAAGATGGCTATGGCCTTAGCATTTTTCGCATTGGCAATTCTAAAGCAAATAGATCTGGAAGATCTTCATCAACAACGACACCACAATCAAAACCGGTGGTGCTTTTAATGCACGGTATAACCAGTTCATCAGATGTTTGGGTCATCGAAGGCTTGGCGAATCCTTTGGCCTATGATTTGGTGGATCAGGGCTATGATGTGTGGTTGGGTAACAGCCGCGGAAATGCCTACGGCTTAAGGCATTTGAATATGTCTTCGGAGGATAGACAATTTTGGAGATTTACATTTCATGAAATTGGTACCATCGATTTGCCTGACATCatagattttattttgaaacaaaCCCATGAGACGTCTCTTCATTATGTGGGCTACTCCCAGGGAACATCAATTGGATTTGTTTTGCTATCCACACAGCCGCAATATAACATGAAATTTAAAACCATAAACATGCTTGCCCCCGTGGTGTATATTAACCATATTCGCACTGTCTTGAAGCATCTAGCAGGATTCGTAGGTACTTACACTCCCCTCTATCCTTTCCTGAGTGACCTGCCTATGTTCGGATCAAAGATTCTACGTTATCTGCTGGGCATAGAGGCATGTCGTAGTGTGCATGCAAATCCAACGTTTTGTGCTTTTATTGTACATCGTTTATTCGGTGGATATTCGGGCTATATGGATAAGGTAAATGATTTCACATTGACAAATGACTTAAAACCATCTATTCTATCCctctttttacttgcttttagtCTATTTTGCCCGATTTATTTAATAGTCAACCAACTACATGTTCTTTGCATCAAGCTCTGCATTTTTTGCAACTTTACCATTCCAAACAATTTCTTCAGTATGACCTTGGCCCTGAAGGCAACCAAAGGCGCTACAATCAGTCAACCCCACCTCTATACAACTTGTCAAACATTAATCCCAGATATCCCATACATTTGTTCTACAGCGACTATGATGAGTATTCTTCGAAAAAAGATGCCGAAGCATTGGCCGAGATATTGGGAAATAGGAGCGCAACTCATTTTATTGATCTGGAACACTTTGCCCATGTTGACTTTGTATGGGGTTCCAACATTAAGGAGGTTattaataaacctattttggaaaTAATAAATGCAGCGGAAAAGAATTCTGCGGCATGATTCTAGTCCGTCCAGATGATCAAAACCTCATTTAAGATTATGGCATGGTGTTCGAATTTGGCgaaattcaatttcatttatAGAGACCAAGTAAGTTATTATGTGAAAGCGTAAAGCTATCAGGTGCACACCAGGGTGGTTGGAAACCGGGTTAGGTATGatgtaaaaaataatttgattttgattaaaaacttttttaaatgttgaaaaaaaaaataaaattttttggattataaaaattttaataaaatcgttatTTTAATTGTTCAGGCAtgcgaaattttcacagagcaAAAGCAAAAATGACAAGTAAAACGTTTAGCTGGGTGGAATCTTCGTAAGTATATTCACTCTAGTGGATCAGTAAGTCAGATTACCAAACCGGTTTAAGTGGGAGGCACAAGCGTAGCTATGCCTCTGGGGGTGCTTAACCCTATCCCCAGAAAAGTTTTCACCCTCCTCCCCACCCAGAATCTTAACAAATTCATTGTTTTCCACAAAATTTGATCATTTAATTGCTACTCAAAGGGTTTAAGCACTTCACAGGAAGCTGGACTGGGTTCGCTAATGGTGGGAGCAATGATAGGTTATGAATATAATAGGACTTACTTAGCAAGGGTATTGAAAGCAGTCCTCGTGttaagtttcaaccaaatcggatagtttcaaccaaattagcgtcctctagaagctgagGCAATCACttctaaagatcggtttattggttTATTGAAAATCTGAACATTTTCAATTCCTAACAAACGGGATAGCTATGATCACCACACTactctgagctccgatttgtgtggtgtttatcgtcatcacgagaagttcggctgagagctaccgggcgccttCC is drawn from Stomoxys calcitrans unplaced genomic scaffold, idStoCalc2.1 SCAFFOLD_58, whole genome shotgun sequence and contains these coding sequences:
- the LOC106093699 gene encoding lipase 3: MKALFIISLLIIPLLLIVFRPEHKPNTLTTLERVERAGYACKTYEIFTKDGYGLSIFRIGNSKANRSGRSSSTTTPQSKPVVLLMHGITSSSDVWVIEGLANPLAYDLVDQGYDVWLGNSRGNAYGLRHLNMSSEDRQFWRFTFHEIGTIDLPDIIDFILKQTHETSLHYVGYSQGTSIGFVLLSTQPQYNMKFKTINMLAPVVYINHIRTVLKHLAGFVGTYTPLYPFLSDLPMFGSKILRYLLGIEACRSVHANPTFCAFIVHRLFGGYSGYMDKSILPDLFNSQPTTCSLHQALHFLQLYHSKQFLQYDLGPEGNQRRYNQSTPPLYNLSNINPRYPIHLFYSDYDEYSSKKDAEALAEILGNRSATHFIDLEHFAHVDFVWGSNIKEVINKPILEIINAAEKNSAA